In Nocardia sp. NBC_00403, one DNA window encodes the following:
- a CDS encoding TIGR03084 family metal-binding protein, translated as MVDLDALLGDFAAECADLELLVAPLAPADWSTPTPAAGWDISHQIGHLAWTDEVAILAATDGSGFAHMLAEAAPKALTFVDEAAEAAAATPPPELLERWRRGRTALAAALRAVPTGTKLAWFGPPMSAASMISARIMETWAHGQDVADALGVTRTPTARLRTVAHLGVRTRNFAYSVHGKTAPAEEFRVELTAPDGTLWTWGPADAAQRVSGPALDFCLMATQRRHRDDLALETIGADAADWLTIAQAFAGNTGEGRTAGQFA; from the coding sequence ATGGTTGACCTCGACGCGCTACTCGGCGACTTCGCAGCGGAATGCGCGGATCTCGAACTGCTGGTCGCGCCGCTGGCGCCGGCAGACTGGTCCACTCCCACGCCCGCCGCAGGCTGGGACATTTCACATCAGATCGGCCATCTGGCCTGGACCGACGAGGTGGCCATCCTCGCCGCCACCGACGGATCCGGCTTCGCACACATGCTTGCCGAGGCCGCACCGAAGGCGCTGACCTTTGTGGACGAGGCCGCCGAAGCCGCCGCCGCCACGCCGCCGCCGGAATTGCTGGAGCGCTGGCGCCGGGGCCGGACCGCCCTCGCCGCCGCCCTGCGCGCGGTGCCCACGGGCACCAAGCTGGCCTGGTTCGGCCCACCGATGAGCGCGGCGTCGATGATCAGCGCCAGGATCATGGAGACCTGGGCGCACGGCCAAGATGTGGCGGACGCCCTCGGCGTCACCAGGACACCGACCGCCAGGCTGCGTACGGTGGCCCACCTCGGCGTGCGCACCAGGAATTTCGCTTACTCCGTGCACGGCAAAACCGCGCCTGCCGAGGAATTTCGAGTAGAGCTCACCGCGCCGGACGGCACCCTGTGGACGTGGGGCCCCGCCGATGCCGCACAGCGGGTCAGCGGACCCGCCCTCGACTTCTGTTTGATGGCGACACAGCGCCGTCATCGTGACGACCTGGCGCTGGAGACAATCGGCGCGGACGCCGCGGACTGGCTGACGATCGCGCAGGCGTTTGCCGGAAACACCGGAGAGGGCCGAACGGCGGGTCAGTTCGCCTGA
- the lhgO gene encoding L-2-hydroxyglutarate oxidase, translating into MVGVATAHRILQRHPGASLVLVDKAAALATHQTGHNSGVIHSGIYYPPDSLKAKLCRQGAQWTKDFAAAHGIPFEVCGKLLVATDAAEYERMLALHERSVTNGVDVELIDAAELIRREPHVTGVGALFVPSTGIVDYTRVTTALAEEIRRAGGQIVLGAEIDAITETDDAVTIAGPSGSWTARTLVVCAGLQADRMAALAGLRTDFRIVPFRGEYYQLPAERAGLVRTLIYPIPDPNLPFLGVHLSPTIDGELTVGPNAVLGLAREGYRKGSVNARDAREVLGFPGVHRVARTHLRTGVRELRNSLFKRGYLAECRRYCPELTIADLRPREAGIRAQAVLRDGTLVHDFMIERTPRSIHVLNAPSPAATSAMPIAEHLVDQL; encoded by the coding sequence ATCGTCGGTGTGGCGACGGCACATCGGATTCTCCAGCGCCATCCCGGGGCCAGCCTGGTGCTCGTCGACAAGGCCGCGGCGTTGGCCACCCATCAGACCGGGCACAACAGCGGCGTCATCCATTCCGGCATCTACTATCCGCCCGACAGTTTGAAGGCGAAACTGTGCAGGCAGGGTGCGCAGTGGACGAAGGATTTCGCCGCGGCGCACGGGATTCCGTTCGAGGTGTGCGGAAAGCTGCTGGTGGCCACCGACGCCGCCGAATACGAGCGAATGCTCGCACTGCACGAGCGGTCGGTGACCAATGGGGTGGATGTCGAATTGATCGACGCCGCCGAGCTCATTCGTCGCGAACCACATGTGACAGGGGTCGGGGCGCTGTTCGTGCCGAGCACCGGCATCGTCGACTACACCCGCGTCACCACGGCGCTGGCGGAGGAGATCCGGCGGGCGGGCGGGCAGATTGTGCTCGGCGCCGAGATCGATGCGATCACCGAGACCGATGACGCGGTGACGATCGCGGGCCCTTCGGGTTCCTGGACCGCACGCACCCTGGTGGTGTGTGCCGGTCTACAGGCCGATCGAATGGCCGCGCTCGCGGGCCTGCGCACCGATTTCCGTATCGTGCCGTTCCGCGGCGAGTACTACCAGCTGCCTGCCGAACGCGCCGGGCTGGTGCGGACGTTGATCTATCCGATCCCCGATCCGAACCTGCCGTTTCTCGGTGTACATCTGAGCCCGACCATCGACGGCGAGCTGACCGTCGGCCCGAACGCGGTGCTCGGGCTGGCCAGGGAGGGCTACCGCAAGGGCAGCGTCAATGCCCGCGACGCCCGCGAGGTGCTCGGGTTCCCCGGCGTCCACCGGGTGGCCCGCACCCATCTGCGCACCGGGGTGCGGGAGTTGCGCAACTCGCTGTTCAAACGCGGCTACCTGGCCGAATGTCGACGGTACTGTCCCGAGCTGACGATCGCGGACCTGCGGCCACGCGAGGCGGGAATCCGGGCGCAGGCGGTGCTGCGCGACGGCACTCTGGTGCACGACTTCATGATCGAGCGCACGCCGCGGTCGATCCATGTGCTCAATGCGCCGTCACCGGCGGCGACCTCCGCCATGCCGATCGCCGAGCATTTGGTCGATCAACTCTGA
- a CDS encoding SRPBCC family protein has product MGHIKYASDVGAPVEVAFTYTDNHLFVPDWMFAVAGFEPTGEIDHGLGASYTTTARLAWWRPAVLCEITEYRRNVVIGYTLRGRLTGTLTLRFDPLGYGRSVLTSEAEYAPPSGLLGRLCLGLVDSAVKSALRRTESQLRREIEEFHGTDLVGRIA; this is encoded by the coding sequence ATGGGCCACATCAAGTACGCGAGTGACGTCGGAGCACCTGTCGAGGTTGCCTTCACCTACACGGACAACCATCTATTCGTGCCGGACTGGATGTTCGCTGTCGCCGGCTTCGAGCCGACCGGGGAGATCGATCACGGCCTCGGGGCGAGCTACACGACCACAGCGCGGCTGGCCTGGTGGCGGCCGGCGGTGCTCTGCGAGATCACCGAGTACCGACGCAATGTGGTAATCGGCTACACGCTGCGCGGACGGCTAACGGGAACACTCACACTCAGATTCGATCCACTCGGCTACGGACGGTCGGTGCTGACGTCCGAGGCGGAGTACGCTCCACCGAGCGGCCTACTCGGCCGCCTGTGCCTCGGTTTGGTCGACTCCGCCGTGAAATCGGCGCTGCGCCGCACCGAGTCTCAGTTGCGAAGGGAGATAGAGGAATTCCACGGTACCGATCTTGTCGGTCGGATTGCGTAG
- a CDS encoding ribonuclease H family protein: protein MIIVSTDGSCLRNPGGAIGWAWVNHQGSSRSGGAASGTNQVAELRAVLEAILAHPGEEPLFIESDSLYAIKCASEWISGWRVNGWRTSTGGAVKNVELIKQIDRAIATRPGPVRFRWVRGHVGNYFNEQADKLAGEAARQAAVTAAGSEVAAAELPTVPELPTVVELSTPVEVAEPDKEKTPGPRSAGKPVAPAAPQTLTLF, encoded by the coding sequence ATGATCATCGTGAGCACCGACGGATCCTGCCTCCGCAACCCCGGTGGCGCCATCGGCTGGGCGTGGGTCAATCATCAGGGCTCTTCCCGCAGTGGAGGAGCCGCGTCCGGGACCAATCAGGTCGCGGAGCTACGCGCGGTGCTGGAGGCGATCCTCGCGCATCCCGGGGAAGAACCCCTGTTCATCGAGAGCGATTCGCTCTACGCGATCAAATGCGCGTCGGAGTGGATCTCGGGCTGGCGGGTCAACGGCTGGCGCACCTCCACCGGAGGCGCGGTGAAGAACGTCGAGCTCATCAAGCAGATCGATCGAGCCATCGCCACCCGGCCCGGGCCGGTCCGGTTCCGCTGGGTCCGTGGCCATGTCGGCAATTACTTCAACGAGCAGGCCGACAAGTTGGCGGGCGAGGCGGCCAGGCAGGCCGCGGTGACGGCCGCGGGCAGCGAAGTGGCGGCCGCGGAGCTGCCGACGGTGCCCGAGCTGCCGACGGTGGTCGAACTGTCGACGCCGGTCGAGGTGGCCGAGCCCGACAAAGAAAAGACTCCCGGGCCGCGGTCCGCGGGGAAGCCGGTCGCACCGGCGGCGCCTCAGACATTGACACTGTTCTGA
- a CDS encoding MlaD family protein, with amino-acid sequence MKNLFGRKLLLSSIGLVLVFLVGASYLLVSVMRVNPLKSNYTVTVNLDRSGGLQPGNDVTLRGYRIGKVTSIELTDRGQSIAAKAQIDSKYKIPVDTAIAVQALSGAGEQYVDFRPGTEQGPYLRDGSVLEFDPEKIKTPTPVWSVLDNSSALIAQIDPDKFGAILSELDIALSGGPDQLRGMVNGISLAMAGFDSLLPQTQNLITNLRTIADTTSHAQPDLATLTRNSGALFTQFNNANAELQTILEQAPGQLTSLGAVLDKTSDPITSLAANFSAMTKAAQLRIPALQALFPSLKVGLSAAGVPAHDGEFFTIADIWVRPICQYKHVPLRNEVIQDGSLPKWNYCESPPPGLQIRGSANAPRPNVPDNGAQVPPNVDPNEMTLPPVR; translated from the coding sequence CTGAAGAACCTGTTCGGGCGCAAGCTCCTGTTATCGAGCATCGGTCTGGTGCTGGTGTTCCTCGTCGGCGCCAGCTATCTGCTGGTGAGCGTCATGCGGGTGAACCCGCTGAAGTCCAACTACACCGTCACGGTGAATCTGGACCGCTCGGGCGGTCTGCAGCCCGGCAACGATGTGACGCTGCGCGGATACCGGATCGGCAAGGTGACCTCGATCGAGCTGACCGACCGCGGCCAATCCATCGCCGCCAAGGCCCAGATCGACTCGAAGTACAAGATTCCGGTCGATACCGCGATCGCGGTGCAGGCGCTGTCCGGCGCGGGCGAGCAATACGTCGATTTCCGGCCGGGCACCGAGCAGGGGCCCTATCTTCGTGACGGTTCGGTCCTCGAGTTCGATCCGGAGAAGATCAAGACCCCGACCCCGGTGTGGTCGGTGCTGGACAACTCCAGCGCGCTGATCGCGCAGATCGACCCGGACAAGTTCGGTGCCATCCTCTCCGAGCTCGACATCGCGCTCAGTGGCGGCCCTGATCAGTTGCGCGGCATGGTGAACGGCATCAGCCTGGCCATGGCGGGCTTCGATTCGCTGCTGCCGCAGACCCAGAACCTGATCACCAATCTGCGCACCATCGCGGACACCACCTCGCATGCCCAGCCCGATCTGGCCACGCTGACCCGCAATTCGGGTGCGCTGTTCACTCAGTTCAACAACGCCAACGCCGAATTGCAGACGATTCTCGAGCAGGCGCCCGGCCAGCTGACCAGTCTCGGCGCGGTGCTGGACAAGACCTCGGACCCGATCACCAGTCTGGCTGCCAATTTCTCGGCGATGACCAAGGCCGCGCAGTTGCGCATCCCGGCGCTGCAGGCCCTGTTCCCTTCGTTGAAGGTCGGTCTGTCGGCGGCGGGTGTGCCCGCGCACGACGGCGAATTCTTCACCATCGCCGACATCTGGGTTCGGCCGATCTGCCAGTACAAGCACGTGCCGCTGCGCAATGAGGTCATCCAGGACGGCTCGCTGCCCAAGTGGAACTACTGCGAGAGCCCGCCGCCCGGACTGCAGATTCGCGGTTCGGCGAACGCACCGCGACCGAATGTTCCCGACAATGGCGCCCAGGTACCGCCCAACGTGGATCCGAATGAAATGACCCTCCCGCCGGTGCGGTGA
- a CDS encoding MlaD family protein: MTNRLIKNASRTLIALAVATGVAVTSGCGFTVEKLPLPKPGASGETYTVHAVFENALNLPDQAKVKIGGSDVGVVSNIRTKNFQAIVDLTIRKDIELPLGSTAELRQATPLGDVFISVSKPKSEPGTRILHEGDTLGLDKTSAGATVEELLISVSMLFNGGGVAALSKLTSELDSIVGGRGAQMAHLITEMTGVVTSLNDNTTRVDNVLNQFSALATTIETRRSELGQVADTLPQMIGAVAENNRAIGDLLTKISTTSAALGDYASSSGGQLASLLDNVHQLMDALARTEQNFGPALDALREMKPGVDASFRGNSLAVYATATNLDLSVLSDPAHGKIQDLRDVGDFAGSLITVLQLIQARVTGAYK; this comes from the coding sequence ATGACCAACCGGCTGATCAAGAACGCAAGCCGCACGCTGATCGCGTTGGCGGTGGCGACCGGTGTCGCGGTGACCTCCGGTTGCGGATTCACCGTGGAGAAACTGCCGCTGCCCAAGCCGGGCGCGAGCGGCGAAACCTACACCGTGCACGCGGTTTTCGAGAACGCGCTGAACCTGCCGGATCAGGCCAAGGTGAAGATCGGCGGTTCGGATGTCGGGGTGGTCTCCAACATCAGGACGAAGAACTTCCAGGCCATCGTCGATCTGACCATTCGCAAGGACATCGAGTTGCCCCTCGGCAGCACCGCCGAGCTGCGTCAGGCCACGCCGCTCGGTGATGTTTTCATCTCGGTGTCCAAGCCGAAGTCGGAGCCGGGCACGCGGATCCTGCACGAGGGTGACACGCTCGGGCTCGACAAGACCTCGGCGGGCGCCACGGTCGAGGAGCTGCTCATCTCGGTCTCCATGCTGTTCAACGGCGGCGGTGTCGCCGCGCTGAGCAAGCTGACCTCGGAGCTGGATTCGATCGTCGGCGGTCGCGGTGCACAGATGGCACATCTGATCACCGAGATGACCGGGGTCGTCACAAGTTTGAACGACAACACCACCCGCGTCGACAACGTGCTCAACCAGTTCAGCGCGCTGGCGACGACCATCGAGACCAGGCGCTCGGAACTCGGTCAGGTCGCCGACACGCTGCCGCAGATGATCGGTGCCGTCGCGGAGAACAACCGGGCTATCGGCGACTTGCTGACCAAGATTTCGACGACCAGCGCGGCGCTCGGCGACTACGCCAGCAGCTCGGGCGGTCAACTGGCCAGCCTGCTCGACAATGTCCATCAGCTGATGGACGCGCTGGCCAGGACCGAACAGAATTTCGGACCGGCGCTGGATGCGCTGCGCGAGATGAAACCCGGTGTCGACGCGTCGTTCCGCGGCAACAGCCTCGCCGTCTACGCGACCGCGACGAACCTCGACCTCAGCGTGCTGAGCGACCCGGCGCACGGCAAGATCCAGGATCTTCGTGACGTGGGCGATTTCGCGGGCAGCCTGATCACCGTCCTGCAGTTGATCCAAGCCCGAGTGACGGGGGCCTATAAGTGA
- a CDS encoding MlaD family protein has protein sequence MNLRTIAKTVAISAAALAVGSCSILPSSVNNAFGNQMHITADFENIAGMYEGNPVTVLGLEVGKVDKIIPKGTLVEVHLSIDSGVKIPKDAMAAIVSPSIVTDRHIELTPVYTQGATMSDGAHLLKARTRTPVELDTMIKTIDQFAAALKPEPGSEGIGPLSGRVLYPMVNGQGEKMRDTLNALSGALKVGVDNKDAVSNIIVKLNELTTMLAENDQSVRDFSNRMTQMTGLLADQAPGLEATLQQLNDFLNNTSSVFVQYQDQLSSSLVGLTKVTDQLRANARGVTEVVDIAPLLMYNLDRSVNREMGYIRLHGNIQTFLNGELLSVFCERIQMKPDGCRTGRLEDLGPDLGITAALLGMTK, from the coding sequence ATGAACCTCAGGACCATCGCCAAGACCGTCGCGATCAGCGCCGCGGCGCTCGCGGTCGGCAGCTGCTCGATTCTGCCGAGCTCGGTGAACAACGCCTTCGGCAACCAAATGCACATCACCGCGGACTTCGAGAACATCGCGGGTATGTACGAGGGCAATCCGGTGACGGTGCTCGGGCTGGAAGTCGGCAAGGTAGACAAGATCATTCCGAAGGGCACTCTGGTCGAGGTCCACCTGTCGATCGACTCCGGGGTGAAGATCCCGAAAGATGCGATGGCCGCGATTGTTTCGCCGTCCATCGTGACCGATCGACACATCGAGCTGACCCCGGTCTACACCCAGGGCGCCACCATGTCCGACGGCGCTCACCTGCTGAAGGCGCGCACCAGGACGCCGGTCGAGCTGGATACGATGATCAAGACCATCGATCAGTTCGCCGCCGCACTGAAGCCCGAACCCGGTTCCGAAGGCATCGGCCCACTCTCGGGCCGGGTGCTGTACCCGATGGTGAACGGCCAGGGCGAAAAGATGCGCGACACACTCAATGCGCTCTCCGGCGCACTGAAGGTCGGCGTCGACAACAAGGATGCGGTCTCCAACATCATCGTCAAGCTGAACGAGCTGACCACGATGCTGGCCGAAAACGACCAGTCCGTCCGTGATTTCAGCAATCGGATGACGCAGATGACGGGACTGCTGGCCGATCAGGCGCCCGGCCTCGAGGCGACGTTGCAACAGCTCAACGACTTCCTGAACAACACCAGTTCGGTGTTCGTGCAGTACCAGGATCAGTTGTCGAGCTCGCTCGTCGGGCTGACCAAGGTGACCGACCAACTGCGCGCCAATGCGCGTGGCGTCACCGAGGTCGTCGATATCGCGCCGTTGCTCATGTACAACCTTGATCGGTCGGTGAACAGGGAGATGGGTTACATCCGACTGCACGGAAATATCCAGACCTTCCTCAATGGCGAGCTGTTGAGCGTGTTCTGTGAACGGATTCAGATGAAGCCGGACGGATGCCGAACCGGGAGGCTCGAGGACCTGGGACCCGACCTGGGAATTACGGCGGCACTGCTGGGGATGACCAAATGA
- a CDS encoding MCE family protein: MMTKIRSRFDNNRNFWLGVVGAVLVLGLLIGSSAYKLIGVGEQTVKAEFAQTAGVKVGDKVNVAGVPSGRVVDAKLEGGHILLSLSVNDDIELGPDAKASIKMATLLGARYVDLEPGDGSGLKGNRIPLSNTAVPYNLADVVEIGTPKFEALDTKKLATSLDMINKQMGDSPQLTAQALDSIGVLAKVMDARKGEVDGLLKDLNRVTQILGDNRNSVLLVITQGEAIANRVMERQGLLRQLLDNVSTLSRQLQEIGAANNNQLGPTITQLNTMAEGLQKNKDNLDRLLQIMPVSVRQFNNAFGNGPYGEVGLPWVFPDNWLCFAHMIEGCQG, translated from the coding sequence ATGATGACCAAGATCAGATCCAGGTTCGACAACAACCGGAACTTCTGGCTCGGCGTCGTCGGCGCGGTGCTCGTTCTCGGGCTGCTGATCGGCTCGAGCGCCTACAAGCTGATCGGTGTCGGCGAGCAGACGGTGAAGGCCGAATTCGCCCAGACCGCAGGGGTCAAGGTCGGCGACAAGGTCAACGTGGCCGGCGTCCCGAGTGGCCGGGTTGTGGATGCGAAGCTCGAGGGCGGACACATTCTGCTCTCCCTGAGCGTCAATGACGACATCGAGCTCGGACCGGACGCCAAGGCCTCTATCAAGATGGCAACGCTGCTGGGCGCCAGGTACGTGGATCTGGAGCCGGGTGACGGTTCGGGTCTGAAGGGCAATCGGATTCCGTTGTCCAACACCGCGGTTCCCTACAACCTCGCCGATGTGGTCGAGATCGGCACCCCGAAGTTCGAGGCGCTCGACACCAAGAAGCTGGCTACCTCGCTGGACATGATCAACAAGCAGATGGGCGATTCACCGCAGCTCACGGCGCAGGCGCTGGACAGCATCGGCGTGCTGGCCAAGGTGATGGACGCGCGCAAGGGCGAGGTCGACGGTCTGCTCAAGGATCTCAATCGGGTCACCCAGATTCTCGGCGACAACCGCAACAGTGTGCTGTTGGTGATCACCCAGGGCGAGGCCATCGCGAACCGGGTGATGGAGCGCCAGGGCCTGCTGCGCCAGCTGCTGGACAATGTGTCGACGCTCAGTAGGCAGTTGCAGGAGATCGGCGCTGCGAACAACAACCAGCTCGGCCCGACCATCACGCAGCTGAACACCATGGCAGAGGGTCTGCAGAAGAACAAGGACAATCTCGACAGGCTGCTGCAGATCATGCCGGTGTCGGTGCGCCAGTTCAACAATGCGTTCGGTAACGGTCCCTACGGTGAGGTCGGTCTGCCGTGGGTGTTCCCCGATAACTGGTTGTGCTTCGCCCACATGATCGAGGGATGCCAGGGATGA
- a CDS encoding MCE family protein codes for MSVRKPLIGFGLFALVSILVTVVIWNTLARVVDGDTNSYTATFTDVLGLREGDDVRMAGVRVGKVEKIELDRKNDAKVTFIVQRNQTVYDDTKALVRYQNLIGQRYIALAPGKSASPAALKNNASIPLERTEPSFDVSALLNGFQPLFQVLQPEQVNRLSETFIQALQGDGVSLSAFITQAATLATDFQRRDAILSDVITNLSGVMQGLAKRGDELETLVTQTRSLIGGLYDQGQSLQQSTVQIADATSSLVDMIGLVQPKMKTAQDSTSAALTLLIANGARLDQAAIDLPGMLSNLGKATQDGAYANAYMCKLDVSLYGILLPRGLLTQIGGNGQSAVCRP; via the coding sequence GTGAGCGTTCGCAAACCCCTGATCGGATTCGGTCTGTTCGCGTTGGTGTCGATCCTGGTGACCGTGGTCATCTGGAACACCCTCGCGCGCGTCGTCGACGGTGACACCAACAGTTACACAGCCACATTCACCGATGTGCTCGGACTGCGTGAGGGCGACGACGTTCGCATGGCAGGCGTGCGGGTCGGCAAGGTCGAGAAGATCGAACTCGACCGGAAGAACGACGCCAAGGTGACGTTCATCGTGCAGCGCAACCAGACGGTGTACGACGACACGAAAGCCCTTGTCCGCTACCAGAACCTGATCGGCCAACGGTATATCGCGCTGGCGCCGGGCAAATCGGCGAGCCCGGCCGCACTGAAGAACAACGCGAGCATTCCGCTGGAACGCACCGAGCCGTCCTTCGACGTTTCGGCGCTGCTCAACGGATTCCAGCCGCTGTTCCAGGTATTGCAGCCCGAGCAGGTGAACAGGCTGTCGGAGACCTTCATCCAGGCATTGCAGGGTGACGGTGTTTCGTTGAGCGCGTTCATCACTCAAGCCGCGACCCTGGCCACGGATTTCCAGCGCCGGGACGCAATTCTCAGCGATGTGATCACCAACCTCAGCGGCGTGATGCAGGGGTTGGCCAAGCGAGGTGATGAATTGGAGACCTTGGTAACCCAGACCCGGTCACTGATCGGCGGTCTGTACGACCAGGGACAGTCCCTGCAGCAATCCACTGTGCAGATCGCGGATGCGACCAGCTCCCTGGTCGACATGATCGGACTGGTGCAGCCGAAGATGAAGACGGCGCAGGACTCGACGAGCGCCGCGCTGACGCTGCTGATCGCCAATGGCGCCAGGCTCGACCAGGCGGCCATCGACCTGCCCGGGATGCTCTCGAACCTCGGCAAGGCCACCCAGGACGGCGCCTACGCGAACGCCTACATGTGCAAACTGGATGTCTCGCTGTACGGCATCCTGCTCCCGCGCGGTCTGCTCACCCAGATCGGCGGCAACGGACAGTCGGCGGTGTGCCGCCCATGA
- a CDS encoding MlaD family protein has protein sequence MIIDPSGRGPTMRQLLIAGVCGLVVFALLLGFLMARYRGYFVPKVNVVANLTTTGDGLPSQADVKFRGVLVGAVKNVNVAAKGEEQKVQIELKPEFADDIPSNVTARVVPSNLFAVTSVELVFNGPADQYLHDGSQIEEDRSQGTIALQDTLTTVRTILDKIDPVQFGRVLGTLSQALDGSGRMPGSTVERLDRWLTAVDESIPNLGVLLDDFSHSFQALNQSAPELLDVLGSSVKTAQTIADRRTALIVLISNGAGTVDTVNALFARNGDVGKQVTAGTSDMFGALAGDANSIPEAIESLNTSLRKLSQTFHWGPQRQMVWNAGVTLTPYKPYTVDDCPRYGSLPGPSCVTAPAIADPGYLPESMRPRALDSAAGLPRLPLPAGLPDIPGVTTPGGTADTAGVPGSNAPRSSSPFAGTPLEGLFPQLFPPAPGGSPTPAPAAEPAPGLPARPASTPSAGPIAYEGDAAITALLGRRPTTAEYLLLSSALRGGTLQVTESGEGK, from the coding sequence ATGATCATCGATCCGAGTGGGCGCGGACCCACCATGCGGCAGTTGCTCATCGCAGGCGTCTGCGGTCTGGTCGTCTTCGCGCTGCTCCTGGGCTTCCTGATGGCCCGCTACCGCGGCTATTTCGTGCCGAAGGTGAATGTGGTCGCCAATCTGACGACCACCGGCGACGGACTGCCGAGTCAGGCCGACGTCAAGTTCCGCGGCGTGCTCGTCGGGGCTGTCAAGAACGTCAACGTGGCCGCCAAGGGCGAAGAGCAGAAGGTGCAGATCGAGCTGAAGCCGGAGTTCGCCGACGACATCCCGTCGAATGTGACCGCCCGAGTTGTGCCGAGCAACCTGTTCGCCGTCACCTCCGTCGAGCTCGTCTTCAACGGACCCGCCGACCAGTACCTGCACGATGGCTCGCAGATCGAAGAGGACCGCAGCCAGGGCACCATCGCGCTGCAGGACACGCTGACCACGGTCCGCACCATCCTCGACAAGATCGACCCGGTCCAGTTCGGCCGCGTGCTCGGCACGCTGTCGCAGGCGCTCGACGGCAGCGGCCGGATGCCCGGCTCCACCGTCGAACGGCTGGATCGCTGGCTCACCGCGGTCGACGAGTCGATCCCGAACCTCGGTGTGCTGCTGGACGATTTCTCCCACTCGTTCCAGGCGCTCAACCAGTCCGCGCCGGAGCTGCTCGACGTGCTCGGCAGTTCGGTGAAGACCGCACAGACGATCGCCGACCGGCGCACCGCGCTGATCGTGCTGATCTCCAACGGCGCGGGCACGGTGGACACCGTGAACGCACTCTTCGCGCGCAACGGTGACGTGGGCAAGCAGGTGACCGCGGGCACCAGCGACATGTTCGGTGCGCTCGCGGGCGATGCGAACTCGATCCCGGAGGCGATCGAGAGCCTCAACACCTCGCTGCGCAAACTGAGCCAGACCTTCCATTGGGGCCCGCAGCGGCAGATGGTGTGGAACGCAGGCGTCACGCTCACCCCGTACAAGCCGTACACCGTGGACGACTGCCCTCGCTACGGCAGTCTGCCCGGTCCGAGCTGCGTCACCGCACCGGCGATCGCCGACCCCGGCTACCTGCCGGAGTCGATGCGGCCGCGGGCGCTGGATTCGGCGGCCGGCCTGCCGAGGCTGCCGCTGCCCGCGGGTCTGCCGGACATCCCGGGTGTGACCACTCCGGGTGGCACCGCGGACACCGCCGGTGTGCCCGGCTCGAACGCGCCGAGGTCCTCGAGCCCGTTCGCGGGCACACCGCTGGAAGGGCTTTTCCCCCAGCTGTTCCCGCCCGCACCCGGCGGCTCCCCCACTCCCGCGCCGGCGGCCGAGCCGGCGCCGGGGCTACCCGCGCGGCCGGCCAGTACCCCGTCGGCCGGTCCCATTGCGTACGAAGGAGATGCCGCGATCACCGCGCTGCTCGGGCGGCGTCCGACGACCGCCGAATATCTGTTGCTGAGTTCGGCGCTGCGTGGGGGAACCCTGCAGGTCACCGAGAGCGGTGAGGGCAAGTGA